A section of the Malus sylvestris chromosome 17, drMalSylv7.2, whole genome shotgun sequence genome encodes:
- the LOC126612179 gene encoding calcium-transporting ATPase 9, plasma membrane-type-like isoform X1 — protein MAASRGSSSSTNGLLPTSLSERNHHDMEAGGRGGGERVGLETEFNDDDAAAANDMPTDPFDIAHTKNAPPATLRRWRQAALVLNASRRFRYTMDLKAEEEKENSRRMIRSHAQVIRAALLFRLAGERELGIGTTVAPPTPSGDYGIALDELVTLTRENNITALQQYGGVKGISALLKSNAEKGIDGVETDVVKRKEVFGSNTYPRKKGRSFLRFLWEAWQDLTLIILIIAAVVSLGLGIKTEGLEEGWYDGGSIFFAVFLVIIVTAVSDYRQSLQFQNLNSEKQNIQLEVLRGGRSVKISIFDIVVGDVVPLRIGDQVPADGILVTGHSLAIDESSMTGESKIVHKDQKAPFLMSGCKVADGVGTMLVTGVGINTEWGLLMASISEDTGEETPLQVRLNGVATFIGIVGLSVAVLVLAVLWARYFTGNTRDLDGKVQFIAGQTRIGKAFDGAIKIFTIAVTIVVVAVPEGLPLAVTLTLAYSMKKMMADKALVRRLSACETMGSATTICSDKTGTLTLNQMTVVEAYVGRKKINPPDDSSQLHPLVSTLLSEGVAQNTTGNVFEPTQGGEVEISGSPTEKAILSWAFKLGMKFGVIRLESTVLHVFPFNSEKKRGGVAVKQADSNVHIHWKGAAEILLASCTEYLDSDGCLHNIKDDKEFFATAINDMAESSLRCVAIAYRPYGLDKVPTDEEQLSQWALPEDNLVLLAIVGIKDPCRPGVRDAVKQCTEAGVKVRMVTGDNLQTAKAIALECGILLSLEDATEPTIIEGKVFRELSEREREQLAKKITVMGRSSPNDKLLLVQALRKGGEVVAVTGDGTNDAPALHEADIGLSMGIQGTEVAKESSDIVILDDNFASVVKVVRWGRSVYANIQKFIQFQLTVNVAALVINVVAAISSGRVPLNAVQLLWVNLIMDTLGALALATEPPTDNLMHRTPVGRRAPLITNIMWRNLLIQAMYQVTVLLVLNFLGNSILGLQQDVPKHAVGVKNTVIFNAFVFCQIFNEFNARKPEEINVFTGVTKNYLFMGIIGITFVLQIIIVMFLGKFTKTVRLSWQQWLICLGIAIVSWPLAIIGKLIPVPKTPFSQYFSRPIQRCRNSRNRNT, from the exons ATGGCCGCGTCGCGTGGTTCGTCGTCTTCCACGAACGGGTTGTTGCCGACGTCGTTGTCGGAGCGGAACCACCACGACATGGAGGCCGGGGGAAGGGGAGGAGGGGAAAGGGTGGGACTGGAGACCGAGTTCAACGACGACGACGCTGCCGCGGCGAACGACATGCCGACCGATCCCTTCGACATTGCCCACACCAAGAACGCGCCTCCCGCGACGCTCAGGAGATGGAGG CAAGCGGCACTAGTGTTAAATGCTTCCAGACGGTTCAGGTACACTATGGACTTGAAagcggaagaagaaaaagaaaatagcaGGCGGATGATTAGATCCCATGCACAAGTCATAAGA GCAGCATTGCTTTTCAGATTGGCAGGAGAACGGGAACTTG GGATTGGCACAACAGTTGCGCCCCCAACTCCCAGTGGTGATTATGGAATTGCACTAGACGAACTTGTTACATTGACCAGGGAGAACAACATTACCGCTTTACAGCAATATGGAGGG GTTAAAGGCATATCAGCGTTGCTAAAATCGAATGCGGAGAAGGGAATTGATGGGGTTGAAACAGATGTAGTAAAACGAAAGGAAGTGTTTGGATCAAATACATATCCTCGGAAAAAAGGGCGGAGTTTCTTG AGATTCCTTTGGGAAGCTTGGCAAGACTTAACTCTTATAATCTTGATCATAGCTGCAGTCGTGTCATTGGGACTCGGAATAAAAACTGAG GGTCTGGAGGAAGGATGGTATGATGGAGGAAGCATTTTCTTTGCTGTGTTTCTTGTTATAATTGTTACAG CTGTTAGTGATTATCGGCAATCTCTTCAGTTCCAAAATCTTAACTcggaaaaacaaaatatacaaCTGGAG GTCCTGAGAGGCGGTAGATCAGTAAAGATCTCAATATTTGATATTGTGGTTGGTGATGTTGTACCACTCAGAATAGGTGATCAA GTCCCTGCTGATGGAATCTTAGTCACTGGTCATTCACTTGCTATCGATGAATCTAGCATGACTGGTGAAAGCAAGATT GTTCACAAGGATCAGAAAGCACCTTTCTTAATGTCAGGTTGCAAAGTGGCTGATGGAGTGGGTACTATGCTG GTAACTGGTGTTGGGATCAATACTGAATGGGGATTGTTGATGGCAAGCATCTCAGAGGATACTGGTGAAGAAACTCCTTTACag GTGCGTTTGAATGGAGTTGCAACTTTTATAGGCATAGTTGGGCTTTCAGTAGCTGTTTTGGTGCTTGCCGTCCTTTGGGCCAG atACTTCACTGGAAATACAAGAGATCTAGATGGAAAAGTCCAGTTTATAGCTGGTCAGACTAGAATTGGCAAAGCTTTTGATGGagcaataaaaattttcacGATTGCT GTCACCATTGTGGTTGTTGCAGTCCCTGAGGGGCTACCTTTGGCCGTTACCTTGAC GCTAGCATACTCAATGAAGAAAATGATGGCAGATAAGGCATTG GTCCGTAGGCTGTCAGCCTGTGAAACTATGGGTTCAGCAACAACGATTTGCAGTGATAAAACTGGGACATTGACTTTAAATCAG ATGACTGTGGTTGAGGCATATGTTGGGAGAAAGAAGATAAATCCACCAGATGATTCCTCACAGTTGCATCCACTGGTTTCCACTCTGTTAAGTGAGGGCGTTGCGCAGAATACCACTGGCAATGTATTTGAGCCAACG caGGGTGGTGAAGTAGAGATTTCTGGATCTCCTACGGAAAAGGCTATACTTTCTTGGGCATTCAAG TTGGGAATGAAGTTTGGTGTTATCAGATTGGAGTCTACAGTCCTTCATGTCTTCCCTTTCAACTCAGAGAAAAAGCGAGGTGGTGTTGCAGTAAAGCAg GCTGACTCTAATGTTCATATACATTGGAAAGGAGCAGCGGAGATACTTTTAGCCTCATGCACAGAGTACCTTGACTCAGATGGTTGCTTGCATAATATTAAAGATGACAAG GAATTTTTCGCGACAGCTATTAATGACATGGCAGAGAGCAGTTTGCGGTGTGTTGCCATTGCATATAGACCATATGGATTGGACAAAGTTCCTACCGATGAAGAGCAATTAAGTCAATGGGCATTACCAGAAGATAACCTTGTCCTGCTTGCTATTGTTGGCATAAAG GATCCTTGTCGTCCTGGTGTCAGAGATGCAGTGAAACAATGCACAGAAGCTGGTGTCAAG GTACGCATGGTCACTGGAGACAATCTTCAAACAGCAAAAGCGATCGCGTTAGAGTGTGGAATACTACTTTCACTTGAAGATGCTACTGAGCCTACTATCATTGAAGGAAAAGTATTCCGTGAATTGtctgaaagggaaagggaacaACTCGCCAAGAAAATAACA GTAATGGGCAGATCTTCTCCCAATGACAAGTTGTTGCTTGTGCAAGCATTGCGTAAGGGAGGTGAAGTTGTTGCAGTAACAGGGGATGGCACTAATGATGCTCCGGCACTTCATGAG GCAGATATTGGTCTTTCTATGGGCATTCAAGGAACTGAAGTTGCTAAGGAAAGTTCGGATATCGTTATCTTGGATGATAATTTTGCGTCTGTTGTAAAG GTTGTTCGCTGGGGACGTTCTGTGTATGCAAATATTCAGAAATTTATCCAATTCCAACTTACTGTTAATGTTGCCGCTCTTGTAATTAATGTTGTGGCCGCAATCTCTTCTGGTCGTGTTCCTTTAAATGCAGTACAG CTTCTGTGGGTTAACTTGATCATGGATACTCTAGGAGCCCTTGCGTTGGCTACCGAACCACCTACAGACAACCTTATGCATAGAACACCAGTTGGCCGAAG GGCACCTCTTATAACGAACATCATGTGGAGGAACCTACTCATTCAG GCTATGTATCAAGTTACTGTCCTCCTTGTCCTCAACTTTTTGGGAAATAGCATTCTTGGTCTGCAGCAGGATGTCCCAAAGCATGCCGTTGGTGTGAAGAATACTGTCATATTCAATGCATTCGTCTTTTGTCAA ATTTTCAACGAGTTCAATGCTCGAAAGCCTGAAGAAATAAATGTCTTCACTGGAGTGACCAAAAACTACCTCTTCATGGGAATAATAGGAATTACATTTGTACTTCAG ATAATCATCGTCATGTTCCTCGGAAAATTTACAAAAACGGTTAGACTATCATGGCAGCAATGGCTCATATGCTTGGGAATTGCCATTGTCAG TTGGCCTCTTGCCATTATTGGAAAACTAATTCCGGTCCCAAAGACTCCGTTTTCCCAGTACTTCAGTCGGCCTATTCAGCGGTGCAGAAATTCTCGTAATCGTAATACCTAA
- the LOC126612179 gene encoding calcium-transporting ATPase 9, plasma membrane-type-like isoform X2: MAASRGSSSSTNGLLPTSLSERNHHDMEAGGRGGGERVGLETEFNDDDAAAANDMPTDPFDIAHTKNAPPATLRRWRQAALVLNASRRFRYTMDLKAEEEKENSRRMIRSHAQVIRAALLFRLAGERELGIGTTVAPPTPSGDYGIALDELVTLTRENNITALQQYGGVKGISALLKSNAEKGIDGVETDVVKRKEVFGSNTYPRKKGRSFLRFLWEAWQDLTLIILIIAAVVSLGLGIKTEGLEEGWYDGGSIFFAVFLVIIVTAVSDYRQSLQFQNLNSEKQNIQLEVLRGGRSVKISIFDIVVGDVVPLRIGDQVPADGILVTGHSLAIDESSMTGESKIVHKDQKAPFLMSGCKVADGVGTMLVTGVGINTEWGLLMASISEDTGEETPLQVRLNGVATFIGIVGLSVAVLVLAVLWARYFTGNTRDLDGKVQFIAGQTRIGKAFDGAIKIFTIAVTIVVVAVPEGLPLAVTLTLAYSMKKMMADKALVRRLSACETMGSATTICSDKTGTLTLNQMTVVEAYVGRKKINPPDDSSQLHPLVSTLLSEGVAQNTTGNVFEPTGGEVEISGSPTEKAILSWAFKLGMKFGVIRLESTVLHVFPFNSEKKRGGVAVKQADSNVHIHWKGAAEILLASCTEYLDSDGCLHNIKDDKEFFATAINDMAESSLRCVAIAYRPYGLDKVPTDEEQLSQWALPEDNLVLLAIVGIKDPCRPGVRDAVKQCTEAGVKVRMVTGDNLQTAKAIALECGILLSLEDATEPTIIEGKVFRELSEREREQLAKKITVMGRSSPNDKLLLVQALRKGGEVVAVTGDGTNDAPALHEADIGLSMGIQGTEVAKESSDIVILDDNFASVVKVVRWGRSVYANIQKFIQFQLTVNVAALVINVVAAISSGRVPLNAVQLLWVNLIMDTLGALALATEPPTDNLMHRTPVGRRAPLITNIMWRNLLIQAMYQVTVLLVLNFLGNSILGLQQDVPKHAVGVKNTVIFNAFVFCQIFNEFNARKPEEINVFTGVTKNYLFMGIIGITFVLQIIIVMFLGKFTKTVRLSWQQWLICLGIAIVSWPLAIIGKLIPVPKTPFSQYFSRPIQRCRNSRNRNT, from the exons ATGGCCGCGTCGCGTGGTTCGTCGTCTTCCACGAACGGGTTGTTGCCGACGTCGTTGTCGGAGCGGAACCACCACGACATGGAGGCCGGGGGAAGGGGAGGAGGGGAAAGGGTGGGACTGGAGACCGAGTTCAACGACGACGACGCTGCCGCGGCGAACGACATGCCGACCGATCCCTTCGACATTGCCCACACCAAGAACGCGCCTCCCGCGACGCTCAGGAGATGGAGG CAAGCGGCACTAGTGTTAAATGCTTCCAGACGGTTCAGGTACACTATGGACTTGAAagcggaagaagaaaaagaaaatagcaGGCGGATGATTAGATCCCATGCACAAGTCATAAGA GCAGCATTGCTTTTCAGATTGGCAGGAGAACGGGAACTTG GGATTGGCACAACAGTTGCGCCCCCAACTCCCAGTGGTGATTATGGAATTGCACTAGACGAACTTGTTACATTGACCAGGGAGAACAACATTACCGCTTTACAGCAATATGGAGGG GTTAAAGGCATATCAGCGTTGCTAAAATCGAATGCGGAGAAGGGAATTGATGGGGTTGAAACAGATGTAGTAAAACGAAAGGAAGTGTTTGGATCAAATACATATCCTCGGAAAAAAGGGCGGAGTTTCTTG AGATTCCTTTGGGAAGCTTGGCAAGACTTAACTCTTATAATCTTGATCATAGCTGCAGTCGTGTCATTGGGACTCGGAATAAAAACTGAG GGTCTGGAGGAAGGATGGTATGATGGAGGAAGCATTTTCTTTGCTGTGTTTCTTGTTATAATTGTTACAG CTGTTAGTGATTATCGGCAATCTCTTCAGTTCCAAAATCTTAACTcggaaaaacaaaatatacaaCTGGAG GTCCTGAGAGGCGGTAGATCAGTAAAGATCTCAATATTTGATATTGTGGTTGGTGATGTTGTACCACTCAGAATAGGTGATCAA GTCCCTGCTGATGGAATCTTAGTCACTGGTCATTCACTTGCTATCGATGAATCTAGCATGACTGGTGAAAGCAAGATT GTTCACAAGGATCAGAAAGCACCTTTCTTAATGTCAGGTTGCAAAGTGGCTGATGGAGTGGGTACTATGCTG GTAACTGGTGTTGGGATCAATACTGAATGGGGATTGTTGATGGCAAGCATCTCAGAGGATACTGGTGAAGAAACTCCTTTACag GTGCGTTTGAATGGAGTTGCAACTTTTATAGGCATAGTTGGGCTTTCAGTAGCTGTTTTGGTGCTTGCCGTCCTTTGGGCCAG atACTTCACTGGAAATACAAGAGATCTAGATGGAAAAGTCCAGTTTATAGCTGGTCAGACTAGAATTGGCAAAGCTTTTGATGGagcaataaaaattttcacGATTGCT GTCACCATTGTGGTTGTTGCAGTCCCTGAGGGGCTACCTTTGGCCGTTACCTTGAC GCTAGCATACTCAATGAAGAAAATGATGGCAGATAAGGCATTG GTCCGTAGGCTGTCAGCCTGTGAAACTATGGGTTCAGCAACAACGATTTGCAGTGATAAAACTGGGACATTGACTTTAAATCAG ATGACTGTGGTTGAGGCATATGTTGGGAGAAAGAAGATAAATCCACCAGATGATTCCTCACAGTTGCATCCACTGGTTTCCACTCTGTTAAGTGAGGGCGTTGCGCAGAATACCACTGGCAATGTATTTGAGCCAACG GGTGGTGAAGTAGAGATTTCTGGATCTCCTACGGAAAAGGCTATACTTTCTTGGGCATTCAAG TTGGGAATGAAGTTTGGTGTTATCAGATTGGAGTCTACAGTCCTTCATGTCTTCCCTTTCAACTCAGAGAAAAAGCGAGGTGGTGTTGCAGTAAAGCAg GCTGACTCTAATGTTCATATACATTGGAAAGGAGCAGCGGAGATACTTTTAGCCTCATGCACAGAGTACCTTGACTCAGATGGTTGCTTGCATAATATTAAAGATGACAAG GAATTTTTCGCGACAGCTATTAATGACATGGCAGAGAGCAGTTTGCGGTGTGTTGCCATTGCATATAGACCATATGGATTGGACAAAGTTCCTACCGATGAAGAGCAATTAAGTCAATGGGCATTACCAGAAGATAACCTTGTCCTGCTTGCTATTGTTGGCATAAAG GATCCTTGTCGTCCTGGTGTCAGAGATGCAGTGAAACAATGCACAGAAGCTGGTGTCAAG GTACGCATGGTCACTGGAGACAATCTTCAAACAGCAAAAGCGATCGCGTTAGAGTGTGGAATACTACTTTCACTTGAAGATGCTACTGAGCCTACTATCATTGAAGGAAAAGTATTCCGTGAATTGtctgaaagggaaagggaacaACTCGCCAAGAAAATAACA GTAATGGGCAGATCTTCTCCCAATGACAAGTTGTTGCTTGTGCAAGCATTGCGTAAGGGAGGTGAAGTTGTTGCAGTAACAGGGGATGGCACTAATGATGCTCCGGCACTTCATGAG GCAGATATTGGTCTTTCTATGGGCATTCAAGGAACTGAAGTTGCTAAGGAAAGTTCGGATATCGTTATCTTGGATGATAATTTTGCGTCTGTTGTAAAG GTTGTTCGCTGGGGACGTTCTGTGTATGCAAATATTCAGAAATTTATCCAATTCCAACTTACTGTTAATGTTGCCGCTCTTGTAATTAATGTTGTGGCCGCAATCTCTTCTGGTCGTGTTCCTTTAAATGCAGTACAG CTTCTGTGGGTTAACTTGATCATGGATACTCTAGGAGCCCTTGCGTTGGCTACCGAACCACCTACAGACAACCTTATGCATAGAACACCAGTTGGCCGAAG GGCACCTCTTATAACGAACATCATGTGGAGGAACCTACTCATTCAG GCTATGTATCAAGTTACTGTCCTCCTTGTCCTCAACTTTTTGGGAAATAGCATTCTTGGTCTGCAGCAGGATGTCCCAAAGCATGCCGTTGGTGTGAAGAATACTGTCATATTCAATGCATTCGTCTTTTGTCAA ATTTTCAACGAGTTCAATGCTCGAAAGCCTGAAGAAATAAATGTCTTCACTGGAGTGACCAAAAACTACCTCTTCATGGGAATAATAGGAATTACATTTGTACTTCAG ATAATCATCGTCATGTTCCTCGGAAAATTTACAAAAACGGTTAGACTATCATGGCAGCAATGGCTCATATGCTTGGGAATTGCCATTGTCAG TTGGCCTCTTGCCATTATTGGAAAACTAATTCCGGTCCCAAAGACTCCGTTTTCCCAGTACTTCAGTCGGCCTATTCAGCGGTGCAGAAATTCTCGTAATCGTAATACCTAA